DNA sequence from the Bradyrhizobium sp. CIAT3101 genome:
GAATGTATTTCGACAAGGGGTCGGTGAGCGCGAGCTTGCCTTCGTCGATCAGCATCATCGCGCCAAGGCACGTGATCGGCTTGGTCATCGAGTGGATCGAGAAGATCGTGTCGGGCGTCATCGCGAGGCCCGTCCTGGTGTCGCGTACGCCGAAGGTCTTGCGATAGACCTCCTTGCCGTGCTGCTGCACCAGAACGATGGCGCCCGGCAGCCGGCCGGTCGTCACCTCGTTGTTAAAATAGTCGGTGATGCGGTCGAGTCCGTCAGGCGACGGCGCCGGGATGTTGGTGGCGGCGCGGCCTTTCGCCATCGAGCCGGCCAGCATCGCGGCTCCGACCAAGAATTCACGACGCTTCATCCGGGCTTCCTCCCAAGCAGGGAACAAAGCCGCAAGACGTCCGATGCGTCAACAAGACTTCGATTAAAAGCGCGTCACGATTTCGGAAAGGACCGGTCGCGGACGGTCCTCGCTCGGCTTGGTCGGCGTGCCGATGTGAACGAGGCCGGCGAGCTTCTCGTCGGCCTTGAGGCCAAGCCCGTCCAGCACGTCGCGATCGAAGGAGAACCAGCCGGTCAGCCAGCAGGCGCCGTAGCCGAGCGCGGTGGCGGCCGTGACGATGTTCATGACGCTCGCGCCCGCCGACAATTCCTGCTCCCACGCCGGCACCTTGGGATGCGGCTTGGTGAAGCTGACGATGCCGATCACCAGCGGCGCATCGGTGAGACGCTTGCGCTCGGTCTCGATATCGGCTGCGGGTGCGCCAGGATTCTTCCGCGCGAAGACTTTGGCGATCACCTCACCGGCGCGCTGGCGAGCATCGCCTTCGAAAATGATGAAGCGCCATGGTGCGAGCTTGCCGTGATCGGGCACGCGCGCGCCGATGGTCAAAATGGTCTCGAGCTCGGCCGGCGAGGGGCCGGGGCCGGTCATCTCGCGCGGCTTGACGGAGCGGCGGGTCTTGAGGAGTTCGATGGCGTCGGGCATTGCGATGGCCTCTTCAGATGGGCAACGGGCGTGCCATGCCGAGATAAGCATGCACGCCCGCAACCGAAAGCGATTTTAGATCGATTTCAGGGATCAGACCGCCTGGCGCATCCGCCGGACATCCGGCGGGGTCGCCTCGTCGACCAGGGCGGCGATTGCCTCCTCGGTCGTCATCACTTTCTGGCCGTCGCTGCCGAGCCGGCGGACGGAGACCGAATGCGTCTCGGCCTCTTTCTTGCCGACCACGAGCAGTGCCGGGATCTTGGCCAGCGAGTGCTCGCGGACCTTGTAGTTGATCTTTTCGTTGCGCAGGTCGATCTCGACCCGTAGCCCCGCGCGCCGCGCCTGCTCCATAACCACCTTGGCGTATTCGTCGCCTTCCGAGGTGATGGTCGTGACCACCGCCTGCACCGGCGAGAGCCAGAGCGGGAAGTTGCCGGCATAGTGCTCGATCAGGATGCCGATATAGCGCTCCATCGAGCCGCAGATCGCACGGTGCACCATCACCGGCGGTTTCTTGCCGCCGTCATGGTCGATGTAGAACGCGCCGAACCGCTCCGGCAGATTGAAGTCGACCTGCGTGGTGCCGCACTGCCAGTCGCGGCCGATGGCGTCGCGCAGCACGTACTCGAACTTCGGCCCGTAGAAGGCGCCTTCGCCCGGATTGATCTCGGTCTTGATGTGATTGTTCTGCGCCTGGATCTCGCGCAGCACAGTTGCCATCACGCGTTCGGCGTGATCCCACATCGCATCCGTGCCGACGCGTTTCTCCGGCCGCGTGGAGAGCTTCACGGTGAGATCGCCGGTGAAGCCGAAATCGGCATAGGTCGACAGGATGAGATCGTTGATCTTCAGGCACTCGTCGGCAAGCTGATCCTCGGTGCAGAAGATGTGCGCGTCGTCCTGGGTGAAGCCGCGCACGCGCATCAATCCGTGCATGGCGCCGGACGGCTCGTAACGATGCACCACGCCGAATTCGGCGAGGCGCAGCGGGAGATCGCGGTAGCTCTTCAGGCCGTGCTTGAAGATCTGGACGTGACCGGGGCAGTTCATCGGCTTGAGCGCAAACCAGCGCTTGTCCTCGGCCTCGTCGCCGGCCGACTGCGCCGCGAACATGTTTTCGCGGTACCAACCCCAATGGCCCGAGGTCTCCCACAACGACTTGTCGAGGATCTGCGGCGCGTTGACTTCGTTATAGTCGCCGCTCAGGCGGCGGCGCATGTAGGCGATGAGCTGCTGAAAGATGGTCCAGCCCTTCGGGTGCCAGAACACGACGCCCGGACCTTCCTCCTGGAAATGGAAAAGGTCGAGCTCGCGCCCGAGCTTGCG
Encoded proteins:
- a CDS encoding nitroreductase, with translation MPDAIELLKTRRSVKPREMTGPGPSPAELETILTIGARVPDHGKLAPWRFIIFEGDARQRAGEVIAKVFARKNPGAPAADIETERKRLTDAPLVIGIVSFTKPHPKVPAWEQELSAGASVMNIVTAATALGYGACWLTGWFSFDRDVLDGLGLKADEKLAGLVHIGTPTKPSEDRPRPVLSEIVTRF
- the thrS gene encoding threonine--tRNA ligase; translated protein: MSDQPKSESGFQYSLSNLKPVTPAAKVTLTFPDGAQRQYDKSITGLEIAKGISPSLAKRTVAMALDGELADLNDPIEADAKIELVNRDDPRALELIRHDCAHVLAEAVQSLWPGTQVTIGPVIENGFYYDFFRNEPFTPEDFAAIEKKMREIIARDKPFTKEVWDREKTKQVFRDKGEAFKVELVDAIPGTEPIKIYYQGDWFDLCRGPHMTSTGKVGNAFKLMKVAGAYWRGDSNNPMLTRIYGTAFAKQEDLDAYLKQIEEAEKRDHRKLGRELDLFHFQEEGPGVVFWHPKGWTIFQQLIAYMRRRLSGDYNEVNAPQILDKSLWETSGHWGWYRENMFAAQSAGDEAEDKRWFALKPMNCPGHVQIFKHGLKSYRDLPLRLAEFGVVHRYEPSGAMHGLMRVRGFTQDDAHIFCTEDQLADECLKINDLILSTYADFGFTGDLTVKLSTRPEKRVGTDAMWDHAERVMATVLREIQAQNNHIKTEINPGEGAFYGPKFEYVLRDAIGRDWQCGTTQVDFNLPERFGAFYIDHDGGKKPPVMVHRAICGSMERYIGILIEHYAGNFPLWLSPVQAVVTTITSEGDEYAKVVMEQARRAGLRVEIDLRNEKINYKVREHSLAKIPALLVVGKKEAETHSVSVRRLGSDGQKVMTTEEAIAALVDEATPPDVRRMRQAV